Within Massilia litorea, the genomic segment CGTGTGGGTCAGGAAATGTGCGCCTCTTAATTGCTGCATCCAGCCGACCAGGCCGCCGAACAGCATCGCTGCCAGCGCCACCAGGCGCGCGCCCTGAGGCCGGCGCGGCAGCCAGTACACGCAGAGCGACACCAGCCACAGCGCACTGGATGCATGTCCGGCCGGCAGGCAATGTCCGGGATGGACGCCCAGCGGCAGGGCATCGAACAGACGCAGATAGGGCTCGGTACCGCCATAGCGCGCCAGGTCCCAAGGGCAGTGAGCGACGCTTGCCTGCTTGAGCATACTGATCACAAGCGGAACCAGCATAGCGGACAGGCCCACGACGCGCAGCCGCAAGCGGTCCACTGGCGCGCGCCCGGCGCCGGGACGCCAGGCATCCCAGACAGCGGCGGCAATGAAATACGCCGCTCCCAGCGTCAGCAGGGTTTTCAGGATTACATGGCTAAAGGTCTCGGTCAGCCACGCATGGCGCCAGGTAAATGCCTTGAGACCGGCGTTGTACATGCGGTCCGCAAGCATCAGGTCGATATCGGTAGAAAGCCCGATCCAGAGGATGATGAGGGCAGTGGCGAGCAGGCCGGCGCAGACCAACAAGGCCTGGCGTGCACTGACCAGTTTTGATGTGGTGGTCGGCATCACGAACCCCGGGTACAAGCGCGGAACAGGTCGAGTTTCGGGTTCAGCACCGCCGTGTTCACGTCGAGCATGCCGAGCACCGAGTGGAATACGTTATCGTGCGACATCGGCTGGTCGCGGCGCGCCGCCAGGCAGGTGCGGTCGATGTGGAAGCGCGAACTGAACCCGTCGGACATCCACAGCATCATCGGCACGTGGGTCTGCTCGCTCGGCGCGAACATGTAGGGCGCGCCGTGCAGGTACATGTTGTTCTCGCCCAGCGATTCGCCGTGGTCGGAAAAATACAGCATCGCCGTATCGATGCCTTCGTTCGAGGCGGTCTGGCGCAGCAGGTCGATCGTCTTGCTCAGGAAATAATCGGTGTACAAGATGGTGTTGTCGTAGGCGGCCTCGATCGATTCGCGCGAACACTTTTCGAATTCGTTGGTATTG encodes:
- a CDS encoding phosphatase PAP2 family protein gives rise to the protein MPTTTSKLVSARQALLVCAGLLATALIILWIGLSTDIDLMLADRMYNAGLKAFTWRHAWLTETFSHVILKTLLTLGAAYFIAAAVWDAWRPGAGRAPVDRLRLRVVGLSAMLVPLVISMLKQASVAHCPWDLARYGGTEPYLRLFDALPLGVHPGHCLPAGHASSALWLVSLCVYWLPRRPQGARLVALAAMLFGGLVGWMQQLRGAHFLTHTLWSIWLACAVVLVVIVALQWRPVRREAAASDYLTDTVEEAG